In [Leptolyngbya] sp. PCC 7376, a genomic segment contains:
- a CDS encoding DUF3598 family protein: MSSQWDNFLKNLGTWRGSFSTMSLNGEISSDVPSILTLALVDGDRDCVRLHLQRFESGDYDSEASSNMTQDFRSLGRHMIFSETGSFSKGVMWFSTMMDFIAEFGFIAGDRRLRMVQIYDEQYHFEKLVFIREFREGTNAKERPQLTVDQLVGTWEAESQTYRPDFEPPKISQSRLKLNVVGETLHQSIELDNRTITIQAQIEGNQLKFNSDVPRQITLLPDGGSINVPLQVPSKKAFFVEVGWLVSDNIRQRIMRNFDEQGKWESSVFITEKRVG; the protein is encoded by the coding sequence ATGAGCAGTCAATGGGATAATTTCCTGAAAAATCTGGGAACATGGCGTGGTTCATTCAGCACAATGTCACTTAATGGCGAGATCTCTAGTGATGTTCCTTCGATCCTAACTTTGGCGCTAGTGGACGGCGATCGCGATTGTGTGCGGCTTCATTTGCAACGGTTTGAATCTGGGGACTACGACAGTGAAGCGTCGAGTAATATGACCCAAGATTTTCGTTCTCTCGGTCGACACATGATCTTTTCCGAAACTGGATCATTTTCCAAGGGGGTAATGTGGTTCTCGACAATGATGGATTTTATTGCTGAGTTTGGGTTTATTGCAGGCGATCGCCGTCTGCGGATGGTGCAGATTTACGACGAACAATATCACTTTGAAAAGCTTGTATTTATTCGAGAATTTCGCGAAGGGACAAATGCGAAAGAAAGACCGCAATTAACAGTGGATCAACTCGTGGGCACTTGGGAAGCAGAATCCCAAACCTATCGCCCAGATTTTGAACCACCAAAAATTAGTCAAAGTCGTCTCAAATTAAATGTTGTAGGTGAGACTCTACACCAATCCATTGAGCTGGACAATCGAACCATTACGATCCAAGCTCAAATCGAGGGTAATCAGCTTAAATTCAACTCAGATGTGCCCCGTCAAATCACCCTCTTGCCGGATGGCGGCTCCATTAATGTACCCTTACAAGTCCCTTCAAAAAAAGCCTTTTTTGTGGAGGTCGGCTGGCTTGTGTCAGATAATATACGGCAACGGATTATGCGCAACTTTGATGAGCAGGGCAAGTGGGAAAGTTCCGTTTTTATTACTGAAAAACGCGTCGGCTAG
- a CDS encoding MBL fold metallo-hydrolase — MTKPALDEFVVQFWGVRGSVPSPGFETIRYGGNTSCIEIRAAGKRIIFDAGTGLRNLGKELEGQTNLELHMCFTHYHWDHIQGLPFFDPLFQSGNSLHVYGQVPEEVRPMTLEEHFYHRVLHKDSPIPLANLETNIFFHELTCGETFKIGDAEIATAPLNHPNGAMGYRVSWQDRAIVYCTDTEHYPDHLDENILNLAKDSDILVYDAMYTDEEYHDPKSPKVGWGHSTWQEGLKLTKAANIRKLAVFHHEPNHTDDILDSIAKDLAEKSEESFLAKEKAIASVFD, encoded by the coding sequence ATGACTAAACCTGCACTTGATGAATTCGTCGTCCAGTTTTGGGGCGTTCGAGGGAGTGTTCCCTCCCCCGGCTTTGAGACGATCCGCTATGGCGGTAATACCTCTTGCATTGAAATCCGCGCTGCTGGAAAACGGATTATTTTTGATGCCGGAACAGGTCTAAGGAATTTGGGTAAGGAGCTGGAAGGGCAAACGAACCTTGAGCTACACATGTGCTTTACTCATTACCACTGGGATCATATCCAAGGGTTGCCGTTTTTTGACCCGTTATTTCAGTCGGGTAACAGTTTGCATGTCTATGGGCAGGTACCAGAAGAAGTCCGTCCCATGACCCTTGAAGAGCATTTTTATCACCGGGTACTCCATAAAGACTCACCAATTCCTTTGGCGAATCTTGAGACGAATATCTTTTTCCATGAATTGACCTGTGGCGAAACCTTTAAGATTGGTGACGCAGAAATTGCGACCGCTCCCCTAAATCACCCGAATGGTGCAATGGGGTATCGTGTTTCTTGGCAAGATCGGGCGATCGTTTACTGTACAGATACAGAGCATTACCCAGATCATCTCGACGAAAATATCCTTAATCTTGCGAAAGACTCCGATATTTTGGTTTATGACGCGATGTATACGGATGAGGAATACCATGATCCCAAATCGCCAAAGGTTGGCTGGGGTCATTCGACCTGGCAGGAAGGCTTAAAACTTACGAAAGCAGCCAATATCCGTAAGTTGGCAGTGTTTCACCATGAGCCTAATCACACCGACGACATTCTAGACAGCATTGCGAAAGATTTAGCCGAGAAATCAGAGGAGTCTTTTCTCGCTAAAGAAAAGGCGATCGCCAGCGTTTTTGATTAA
- the aroC gene encoding chorismate synthase, translated as MGNSFGHLFRITTYGESHGGGVGVVIDGCPPLVEISEEEIQVELDRRRPGQSKITTPRNEADRCEIMSGVFEGKTTGTPISILVRNKDQRSKDYSEMKQKYRPSHADFTYDSKYGIRNYEGGGRSSARETIGRVAAGAIAKKILQQFSGVEVIGYVKRIKDCEAPNIDPSTVTIEQVESNIVRCPDAVAAERMIDLIDEIRRDKNSIGGVVECVARNVPKGLGMPVFDKLEADLAKGAMSLPASKGFEIGSGFAGTLLTGHEHNDEFTVDNQGEIRTKTNRSGGIQGGISNGENIILRVAFKPTATIGKEQQTATREGEETVLAAKGRHDPCVLPRAVPMVEAMVALVLCDHLLRHQGQCKTLSI; from the coding sequence ATGGGCAACAGTTTCGGACATCTATTTCGCATTACAACCTATGGAGAATCCCATGGTGGCGGCGTTGGCGTCGTAATCGATGGCTGTCCCCCTCTCGTCGAAATTTCCGAAGAAGAAATTCAAGTTGAGTTAGACCGCCGTCGCCCCGGTCAAAGTAAAATCACAACCCCTCGTAACGAAGCTGATCGTTGTGAGATTATGTCAGGGGTTTTTGAAGGAAAAACCACTGGTACTCCCATCTCAATCTTGGTACGCAATAAAGACCAGCGTTCCAAAGACTATTCCGAGATGAAACAGAAATATCGTCCTTCCCATGCCGACTTTACCTACGACTCTAAATACGGCATCCGTAACTATGAAGGAGGTGGCCGTTCCTCTGCTCGCGAAACCATTGGTCGAGTTGCTGCCGGGGCGATCGCCAAAAAGATTTTGCAGCAATTTTCCGGTGTCGAAGTGATCGGCTATGTCAAACGCATCAAGGACTGTGAAGCCCCTAATATCGATCCCAGCACCGTCACCATCGAACAAGTAGAAAGCAATATTGTTCGTTGTCCTGATGCTGTCGCTGCTGAGCGTATGATTGATCTTATCGATGAAATTCGCCGTGATAAAAATTCCATTGGTGGTGTCGTCGAATGCGTCGCTCGAAATGTCCCGAAAGGCTTGGGAATGCCCGTTTTCGATAAACTAGAAGCGGACCTTGCAAAAGGCGCAATGTCACTTCCTGCTAGCAAAGGATTTGAAATTGGTTCCGGATTTGCCGGAACACTACTGACAGGCCATGAACATAATGATGAGTTCACTGTCGATAATCAGGGTGAAATTCGCACAAAAACAAATCGATCTGGTGGAATTCAAGGCGGAATTTCCAATGGAGAGAATATAATCCTAAGGGTAGCTTTTAAACCAACAGCTACTATTGGGAAAGAGCAACAAACTGCAACCCGTGAGGGTGAAGAAACCGTTCTTGCCGCAAAAGGTAGACACGACCCCTGTGTTTTGCCTCGTGCTGTACCAATGGTGGAAGCGATGGTTGCCCTTGTTCTATGCGATCATCTCCTGCGACATCAGGGACAATGTAAGACGCTCAGTATTTAG
- the murQ gene encoding N-acetylmuramic acid 6-phosphate etherase: MQTNQSRGHLLTEQINPNSQNLDQLSALELVDLFNAEDNKTIEAIAAAREPIAEAIEITSAALANGGKLFYIGAGTSGRLGVLDAAECPPTFCTPPELVQGILAGGKDALVKSSESLEDRAEDGAKAIADYGITAKDVLVGITAGGTTPYVQGALAEANNIGAKTVFVSCVPADQVPCDVDVDIRLLTGPEILAGSTRLKAGTVTKMVLNILSTSVMVKLGKVYGNRMIDVSVTNDKLYDRALRIIQDLTDLPREEAKVLLDKSQRKVKTALLMHWNDIDATQAEDLLTKNTGDLRASLKV; the protein is encoded by the coding sequence GTGCAGACCAACCAAAGTCGTGGTCATTTGTTAACGGAACAGATTAACCCCAATAGCCAAAATCTTGATCAGCTGTCGGCTCTTGAGTTGGTCGATTTATTTAATGCGGAAGATAACAAAACAATCGAGGCGATCGCTGCAGCTCGGGAACCTATTGCTGAAGCGATTGAGATTACAAGCGCTGCCCTCGCAAATGGTGGAAAACTTTTTTATATTGGCGCGGGAACCAGTGGTCGTTTAGGAGTGCTTGACGCTGCGGAATGTCCGCCCACTTTTTGTACTCCTCCCGAATTAGTACAAGGAATTCTCGCGGGTGGAAAAGATGCCCTGGTAAAAAGTTCTGAGAGTTTAGAGGATCGTGCCGAAGACGGTGCCAAGGCGATCGCCGACTATGGCATTACTGCGAAAGATGTGTTGGTGGGCATTACCGCTGGCGGCACAACGCCCTATGTCCAGGGAGCCTTAGCCGAAGCAAATAATATTGGCGCTAAAACAGTATTTGTGAGTTGTGTCCCGGCTGATCAAGTTCCCTGTGATGTGGATGTGGATATTCGCTTATTAACTGGCCCTGAAATTTTGGCAGGTTCCACGCGTCTCAAAGCTGGTACTGTCACCAAAATGGTTTTAAATATTTTGTCTACCAGCGTGATGGTCAAACTCGGCAAAGTTTATGGCAACCGTATGATCGATGTGTCTGTCACCAACGATAAGCTCTATGATCGCGCCCTCCGCATTATTCAAGATTTGACTGATTTACCTCGCGAAGAAGCCAAAGTTTTACTCGATAAATCTCAGCGCAAAGTAAAAACGGCTTTGTTAATGCATTGGAATGATATTGACGCGACCCAAGCAGAAGATCTACTCACAAAAAATACAGGCGATCTACGTGCTTCTCTGAAGGTTTAA
- a CDS encoding CHASE2 domain-containing protein, translating to MLFKQVWQSIREQWLGTIFIVPGVAIAVSTLSGFGVLQGMEWLAIDQVMRLRPREPVDERITIITVDESDIRFAQQWPMSDQLMAQMIYNLAAHEPRVIGIDIYRDISVAPGREALTRAFRENPNVIGIEKVAGNPIPPTPVLDELGQISASDILLDQDGKVRRAFLMINGHQGFGARLADIYLEQEEPVPEVAVLNKEQSIYQVGRAIFRPLKKGHRGYIDARTEFGGYQMLLNYRGGMESFNSLSFQEVIENQIPAELVRDRIIIVGATAPSLNDAFVTPYSSHFLPSLMQTPGVSIHSTLASQIISATLDGRPLLRPVNTCGFYLLIAAWASIGAIATKLLATVIPSVFRSLLVTSSGTFLLLGLSFGGSLQGLVIPVFTPWLSLVVATVLTTNSESQKQLKNINCKLAIANEKLADYSRNLEQEVVDRTQELSTTLKDLQTTQTSLVQAEKMAALGQMVAGIAHEINNPINYIAGNVRHARDYVYELLGIIDLFRTTHPDQEMEVYLKELDLEYLSSDFYKLLDSIAKGAERVEDIVQSLRTFSHLDEAELKQIDLTKDLESVLLVVDRRINSRQDKIKITVEQDLQDLPLVQCYAAKINQVLLNLFDNAIDAIEEKMLLDQTLEGKILIETQALNEQEIAIRIIDNGIGISEELIPKIFDPFFTTKTVGKGTGLGLAIAHSVIVKQHHGSVSCRMTDDGKTEFSIILPIVHRLYHGRMVSV from the coding sequence GTGTTGTTCAAGCAAGTTTGGCAAAGTATTCGTGAGCAATGGCTAGGCACAATTTTTATTGTTCCGGGAGTGGCGATCGCCGTATCGACCTTGAGTGGGTTTGGCGTGTTGCAAGGGATGGAATGGCTGGCCATTGACCAAGTGATGCGGCTGCGCCCCCGTGAACCTGTTGATGAGCGCATTACGATTATTACGGTTGATGAGTCTGACATTCGATTTGCCCAGCAGTGGCCGATGTCTGACCAATTAATGGCGCAAATGATTTACAATCTCGCCGCCCACGAACCGCGCGTGATTGGCATTGATATTTACCGAGATATTTCGGTTGCGCCAGGCAGGGAAGCTTTAACCCGTGCATTTCGGGAAAACCCGAATGTCATTGGCATCGAGAAAGTGGCGGGAAATCCCATTCCACCAACCCCTGTGCTGGATGAGTTGGGACAGATTTCCGCGTCTGATATTTTGCTCGATCAGGATGGTAAGGTGCGTCGTGCATTTTTGATGATTAATGGTCACCAAGGGTTTGGGGCGCGTTTGGCGGATATATACCTCGAACAGGAAGAACCTGTCCCCGAAGTTGCTGTGTTGAATAAAGAACAGTCGATCTATCAGGTCGGTCGGGCAATTTTTCGTCCCTTGAAGAAAGGGCATCGTGGTTATATTGATGCCCGTACAGAATTTGGTGGCTATCAGATGTTGCTAAATTATCGAGGTGGGATGGAGTCGTTTAATAGCCTATCGTTTCAGGAAGTGATTGAAAACCAAATTCCTGCAGAGTTAGTACGCGATCGCATCATTATCGTGGGAGCAACGGCACCTAGTTTAAATGATGCTTTTGTTACGCCCTACAGTAGTCATTTTTTGCCTTCACTGATGCAGACACCAGGAGTGTCAATTCATAGCACTTTAGCGAGTCAAATTATTAGCGCAACATTGGATGGTCGTCCTCTCTTACGACCAGTCAATACCTGTGGCTTTTATCTTTTAATTGCAGCGTGGGCCAGTATCGGGGCGATCGCCACCAAACTTTTAGCGACAGTGATTCCCTCAGTATTTCGGTCATTACTCGTCACCTCATCCGGCACATTTTTATTGTTAGGCCTCAGTTTCGGAGGGAGCTTGCAAGGACTAGTCATCCCTGTATTTACCCCGTGGTTATCCCTGGTTGTCGCAACCGTTTTAACAACGAATTCTGAATCTCAAAAACAACTCAAAAATATTAACTGCAAACTGGCGATCGCCAACGAAAAATTGGCTGATTATTCCCGAAATCTGGAACAGGAAGTGGTTGATCGCACCCAAGAACTTTCAACAACTCTAAAAGATTTACAAACCACCCAAACGAGTCTTGTGCAAGCTGAAAAAATGGCAGCTCTTGGTCAAATGGTGGCGGGTATTGCCCACGAAATCAATAATCCCATCAACTATATTGCGGGCAATGTGAGACACGCGCGAGATTATGTCTATGAACTCCTCGGCATCATTGATTTATTTCGCACAACACATCCTGATCAAGAGATGGAAGTCTATCTCAAAGAGCTTGATTTAGAGTATCTGAGTAGCGATTTTTATAAGCTTTTAGACTCTATTGCGAAAGGCGCGGAAAGGGTTGAAGATATTGTCCAATCGTTGCGTACTTTTTCCCATTTGGATGAGGCTGAACTCAAACAAATTGATCTCACTAAAGATTTAGAAAGTGTTTTACTTGTTGTTGACCGTCGCATTAATAGCCGCCAAGACAAAATCAAAATTACTGTAGAACAAGACTTACAGGATTTACCGTTAGTTCAGTGTTATGCCGCAAAAATCAATCAAGTTCTCCTAAATTTATTTGATAATGCAATTGATGCGATTGAAGAAAAAATGCTTCTTGACCAGACATTAGAAGGCAAAATTTTGATCGAAACTCAGGCACTTAATGAACAAGAAATTGCGATTCGAATAATTGATAATGGGATTGGGATTTCTGAAGAATTAATCCCTAAAATCTTTGATCCTTTTTTCACCACCAAAACTGTTGGGAAAGGGACTGGTCTCGGTTTGGCGATCGCCCATAGCGTGATTGTAAAACAACACCACGGTTCCGTCAGTTGTCGGATGACAGACGATGGCAAAACTGAATTTTCGATTATTTTGCCAATCGTGCATCGGCTTTATCACGGACGGATGGTTTCGGTTTAG
- a CDS encoding DUF928 domain-containing protein, giving the protein MVLVPLRFFSLSIATTLIALGFSSAAQARQPQADTDTKTAAIASKQISLLFVTPTEDTLPETVVSSGVRGNLQFVPIVSDAPDNRVGGGSRGLLDFQTNDQDTAQETASGGSRGLLEFSHPDGDRPASSTSSGGSRGLLDFHEPDDSASLDTSAGGVRGLLDFDNPDETLPDDTASGGSSRGLLDFSQPDDNSSLATAAGGSRGNDSLPLTAVLPAHQIGRTIAARPNFYIYVPPTASTKAFFSVRTAGQVEHYQMSVDLEKTGGVMKITLPGDAPELVNGEDYQWFFALIEPDGILRPDNYGVHGWIKRVDTLTTVSHNIEPITLASEYAQAGIWYDTLDIIAANFEGSINPETSWQTEWHDLLEQVGLEAIAAEPLLR; this is encoded by the coding sequence ATGGTCCTCGTTCCTCTCCGTTTTTTCTCATTATCGATTGCGACAACGCTTATCGCCCTTGGTTTTAGTTCTGCTGCCCAAGCTCGCCAGCCCCAGGCGGACACAGACACAAAAACTGCGGCGATCGCCTCCAAGCAAATTAGCCTTTTATTTGTCACACCGACTGAGGATACATTGCCTGAGACCGTGGTGAGTAGTGGTGTACGGGGAAATTTGCAGTTTGTCCCAATTGTGAGTGATGCACCAGATAATCGTGTTGGTGGTGGATCTCGGGGATTGCTGGACTTTCAGACTAATGACCAGGATACTGCTCAGGAAACAGCTTCTGGTGGCTCACGAGGATTACTAGAATTTAGCCATCCAGATGGCGATCGCCCTGCTTCCTCTACTTCTTCTGGCGGTTCAAGAGGATTACTTGACTTTCATGAGCCTGATGATTCCGCCAGCCTCGACACAAGCGCTGGTGGCGTGCGGGGTTTACTTGACTTTGATAATCCCGATGAGACCTTACCTGATGACACTGCTTCTGGGGGCAGCAGCCGTGGTTTGTTAGATTTTTCCCAGCCTGATGATAACTCTTCCCTCGCAACTGCCGCAGGCGGTTCTAGAGGCAATGATTCTTTGCCATTAACCGCTGTTTTGCCTGCCCATCAAATTGGACGGACGATTGCTGCACGTCCTAACTTTTATATCTATGTCCCACCCACCGCGTCGACAAAAGCATTTTTTAGTGTGCGGACAGCTGGACAAGTTGAGCATTATCAAATGTCCGTCGATTTAGAAAAAACAGGGGGAGTCATGAAAATCACTCTGCCTGGTGATGCACCAGAACTCGTGAATGGCGAAGATTATCAATGGTTCTTTGCACTGATTGAGCCAGACGGTATTTTGCGACCCGATAATTACGGCGTCCACGGCTGGATTAAGCGAGTTGATACTTTAACAACAGTCAGCCATAACATTGAGCCTATTACCTTAGCCAGTGAATATGCCCAAGCGGGTATTTGGTACGACACTCTCGATATTATTGCAGCCAATTTTGAAGGGTCAATTAATCCAGAGACGAGTTGGCAAACGGAATGGCATGATTTATTAGAGCAGGTCGGTCTCGAAGCGATCGCCGCAGAACCATTATTGCGTTAG
- a CDS encoding CHAT domain-containing protein yields the protein MRKKHFYFSLSALAIALSLSLNFATGSMAADRQTATTQTPQPESIRAQNLNLLQQGTTAYQNGNLKQAIALWQEAHQSTDPLLKIQAANYLGLAYPEQGQWQAARDVLEQGITELTSLKHSSKQSLTAQNLNNQARLAFLQGQTETALDLWQQTAKTYRETDNAAGLVGSKMNQAQALQSLGQYRRAKNLLVSLVDDLDQQPESQLTVQGLRNLGSAFYVIGDLEQAKVLFEASWAMGDRLALPEETALTLIHIGNVAETLDLPEVAFEYYRQSYAESQNPTTRLKSQLQQLRLQVEYDVTTDIQPLIADIQTKIAALPGDRHTIDAVVHFSESLLLDEKAQQLMPPRQLATLLAKHLQTARTLQDSRSEAFLLQQLGNLYLSQSQWANATAVTTDSLRLAEALNAPDLISQSAWQLGRLHNLQGDRPAAIAAYQQAVAALQNLRSDLVAINTDVQFNFRDRVEPVYRELVGLLLAEDEPSQANLKLARDVLENLQLAELDNFFRNACLDATPVNVDEIDTQAAVLYPIILEDTANGSGQVQLDVILSLPDQSFRYLSHRLDKNTLDQTLKNFYSSLYPGYSDRERLKLSQTIHNWLIGPLKTELDAQKIDTLVFVPDGFFRNIPLAALYDGDRYLIESYSLALSPGLQLFPQGLRQTELASLTVGLTEARQNFNELPGVKTEIDEIAKEIDATVLLDKDFTKNSFQVSIDNRDFPVVHLATHGQFSSNPDDTFLLTWDGRIGIEDLDRLFEKRRLGKLTPIELLVLSACQTAAGDDRATLGLAGLALRSGALSTLASLWSVNDESTAALMGEFYRALSNTDAQSTKAQALREAQMTLIQNPKYQHPYYWSAFVLVGNWL from the coding sequence ATGAGAAAAAAGCACTTTTATTTTTCTTTGTCAGCCTTGGCGATCGCCTTGAGTCTGAGCCTGAATTTTGCAACAGGAAGTATGGCTGCAGATCGTCAAACAGCCACAACCCAAACGCCACAACCAGAATCTATCCGCGCTCAAAATCTTAATCTTTTACAGCAGGGCACAACAGCTTATCAAAACGGCAATCTAAAACAGGCGATCGCCCTCTGGCAAGAAGCTCATCAATCAACTGACCCTTTACTAAAAATTCAAGCCGCCAATTATTTGGGTCTTGCTTATCCGGAGCAAGGACAATGGCAAGCTGCCCGAGATGTTTTGGAGCAAGGCATTACTGAGCTGACAAGCCTAAAACATTCCTCTAAACAATCTCTTACTGCCCAAAACCTCAATAATCAAGCGCGACTGGCCTTTCTTCAGGGACAAACAGAAACAGCCTTAGATCTGTGGCAACAGACAGCTAAAACTTACCGTGAGACAGATAATGCGGCGGGTTTAGTGGGCAGCAAAATGAACCAAGCCCAAGCACTCCAATCCCTCGGACAATATCGTCGCGCCAAAAATTTATTGGTAAGTTTGGTGGATGATCTCGACCAACAACCCGAAAGCCAGTTAACCGTGCAGGGATTGCGCAATCTCGGTAGTGCCTTTTACGTGATTGGCGATTTGGAGCAGGCAAAAGTTTTATTTGAAGCGAGTTGGGCTATGGGCGATCGCCTCGCATTGCCAGAAGAAACAGCCCTAACCTTGATACATATTGGTAATGTCGCGGAAACCCTTGATTTACCAGAAGTTGCCTTCGAATATTATCGTCAGTCCTATGCTGAAAGTCAGAACCCCACAACGCGTCTCAAGTCCCAACTGCAGCAGCTGCGTTTGCAGGTGGAATACGACGTTACCACTGATATTCAGCCTTTAATTGCTGATATCCAAACCAAAATTGCTGCGCTCCCTGGCGATCGCCACACAATCGATGCAGTGGTTCATTTTAGTGAGTCATTATTACTGGATGAAAAAGCTCAACAATTGATGCCGCCCCGCCAGTTGGCAACGCTTTTAGCAAAACATTTACAGACCGCGCGGACCTTACAAGATAGTCGTTCCGAAGCTTTTCTATTACAACAGCTCGGTAACCTATATCTCTCCCAATCACAATGGGCCAATGCTACCGCAGTAACCACCGACTCCCTCCGACTTGCTGAAGCGCTGAATGCTCCAGATCTGATTTCCCAGAGTGCCTGGCAACTCGGTCGTTTGCATAATCTTCAAGGCGATCGCCCTGCTGCCATTGCCGCTTACCAACAAGCTGTGGCGGCTCTTCAGAATTTGCGCAGTGACCTTGTGGCTATTAACACTGATGTGCAATTTAATTTCCGTGATCGCGTTGAACCTGTTTATCGAGAATTGGTTGGATTGTTATTGGCAGAAGACGAGCCGAGTCAAGCCAATTTAAAACTGGCTCGGGATGTCCTCGAAAATCTCCAACTCGCTGAACTCGATAACTTTTTCCGCAATGCTTGTCTCGATGCAACCCCAGTCAATGTGGATGAAATCGATACCCAAGCCGCTGTCCTCTACCCCATTATTTTGGAAGATACAGCCAATGGTTCTGGACAAGTTCAGTTGGACGTTATTTTGTCATTGCCAGACCAAAGTTTTCGTTATCTTTCTCACCGCTTAGATAAAAACACTCTCGACCAAACGCTCAAAAACTTTTATTCGTCACTCTATCCTGGCTACTCTGACCGTGAACGTTTAAAGCTTTCCCAAACCATTCATAACTGGCTAATTGGCCCTCTAAAAACAGAGCTAGATGCCCAAAAGATCGATACGCTTGTGTTTGTGCCCGATGGCTTTTTCCGGAATATTCCTCTCGCGGCTCTCTATGATGGCGATCGCTACCTAATAGAATCCTATAGCCTAGCCTTGAGTCCTGGTTTACAACTTTTTCCCCAGGGACTACGTCAAACAGAACTTGCCAGTTTAACCGTTGGTCTCACCGAGGCGCGCCAAAACTTTAACGAGTTACCTGGTGTAAAAACTGAGATCGATGAAATTGCCAAAGAAATCGATGCAACGGTATTGCTCGATAAAGATTTTACGAAAAATAGTTTTCAAGTTTCGATTGATAACCGCGATTTTCCAGTGGTTCACCTTGCAACCCACGGGCAATTTAGCTCCAATCCTGATGACACATTTTTGTTGACTTGGGATGGTCGGATTGGCATCGAAGATCTTGACCGATTATTTGAAAAACGTCGCCTAGGAAAACTGACTCCCATCGAGCTGCTTGTGCTAAGTGCCTGTCAAACTGCCGCTGGCGATGATCGCGCTACTTTGGGATTGGCCGGGCTGGCTCTTCGTTCAGGTGCCTTAAGTACATTGGCAAGTTTATGGTCTGTAAATGACGAATCGACGGCTGCTTTAATGGGCGAATTTTATCGAGCATTATCAAATACCGATGCCCAGTCTACTAAGGCTCAAGCCTTACGGGAAGCACAAATGACGCTGATCCAAAACCCAAAATATCAACATCCTTACTACTGGTCGGCGTTTGTGCTCGTGGGTAATTGGCTCTAA